In Streptomyces durocortorensis, a genomic segment contains:
- a CDS encoding SUKH-4 family immunity protein: MVTFAQAQERADEWVNGDVPAYQHREVRVREFDLGFVVWAEDRAEGPVSDGGRQRLVIARDSGEATLWPGLPVGEVIRRYEEEYGVAADAPAAAPEPPQRVDLNQTSFLLTPPEWLQEAADKLGIPDHRAERGESGAAPDAAPAPDGTSAAAPAAAPAQEPAESGGSASGGSSSGDSGGSGGSGASWPAAGGGGAYEPTASEGVPAGATPWAGTDTNSDSDDGAVPLPATVFAPPLSGTDDEEAPPPVVPAEAPTALMSGGSQLPRTQVAPALRPEQGSQGGAGEIADAATSKAAVPPRGARGGGSSTPPPPGAPGIPGVPSGSTPPPSGPGAPGAPAGGYVPTQLVSQLGPPGPPGAPGATPPPGTPGAPQPPGPPGPPGPPGATPPPGPPPPPQGSTPPPGGGVHHAATMLADGSSIGAGVPAPPGPPGAPGAPKPPGPPGPPGATPPPPPGATPPPGGGVHQAETMFAAPGQVGPPGPPGMPGAPGVPGASLGGAPGPVPQPPAPGQHTPPPPAYGYPQQPTGQPTVGPGYQAVLRFRAPDGSEQQLIRRSAPGTPHPEWQMLHELRAMNVPPQQVIELHTELESCELPGGYCARMIRETWPQVRITSVAPYGTDHASRQQGMQHLLTHQGELHQVADGPARPAPVRAPLPQMPPAPALPPEAVAEELVQAFGPQGILRFDQRAVSRQGVPEVVARTLVWAGLPADFGPFFWAQPGQPVVPTLGELAAQRQVQAAPDAGSYLVMGTDFGKALCVQYGTANIVAVPVEAGPGGQSVAPQFVNTGLPEFVRSMALLGRMWRLRFGLNPEQAGRWTVDFQAQLVALDPAALASPENWWSVLLEQMWDGLL; the protein is encoded by the coding sequence GTGGTGACTTTCGCGCAGGCGCAGGAGCGGGCGGACGAGTGGGTCAACGGTGACGTGCCCGCGTATCAGCACCGTGAGGTGCGGGTCCGTGAGTTCGATCTGGGTTTCGTGGTGTGGGCCGAGGACCGGGCGGAGGGCCCGGTCTCGGACGGTGGTCGTCAGCGGTTGGTGATCGCCCGGGACAGCGGTGAGGCGACGTTGTGGCCGGGGTTGCCGGTGGGTGAGGTGATCCGGCGGTACGAGGAGGAGTACGGGGTCGCGGCGGATGCGCCCGCCGCTGCGCCGGAGCCGCCTCAGCGGGTGGATCTGAATCAGACGTCGTTCCTGTTGACTCCTCCGGAGTGGCTCCAGGAGGCGGCGGACAAGCTGGGTATTCCGGATCATCGGGCGGAGCGGGGGGAGTCGGGGGCGGCCCCGGATGCGGCCCCCGCGCCGGACGGGACGTCCGCTGCGGCTCCGGCTGCGGCTCCTGCTCAGGAGCCCGCGGAGTCCGGAGGTTCCGCGTCCGGGGGTTCCTCTTCCGGGGACTCCGGGGGCTCCGGGGGTTCCGGGGCCTCTTGGCCCGCGGCCGGCGGTGGCGGGGCCTACGAGCCGACGGCGTCCGAGGGTGTTCCCGCGGGGGCGACCCCGTGGGCGGGTACGGACACCAACTCGGACTCCGACGACGGGGCCGTTCCGCTGCCCGCGACCGTGTTCGCGCCGCCGCTGTCGGGGACGGACGACGAGGAGGCCCCGCCGCCGGTCGTCCCGGCGGAGGCGCCCACCGCGCTGATGTCCGGGGGTAGCCAGCTGCCGCGTACGCAGGTGGCTCCGGCCCTCCGGCCCGAGCAGGGCTCGCAGGGCGGGGCCGGTGAGATCGCGGACGCGGCGACGAGCAAGGCCGCGGTGCCGCCGCGCGGGGCGCGCGGGGGCGGTTCGTCGACTCCGCCGCCTCCCGGTGCGCCCGGGATTCCCGGGGTGCCGTCGGGTTCGACGCCGCCGCCGTCGGGCCCGGGTGCGCCCGGGGCTCCGGCGGGCGGGTACGTCCCGACGCAGCTCGTCTCCCAGCTCGGCCCGCCCGGCCCGCCCGGTGCGCCGGGTGCCACGCCGCCCCCCGGAACCCCCGGCGCGCCGCAGCCTCCCGGTCCTCCCGGTCCTCCGGGTCCGCCCGGTGCGACGCCGCCTCCTGGTCCGCCTCCTCCGCCGCAGGGTTCGACGCCGCCTCCGGGTGGCGGGGTGCACCATGCCGCGACGATGCTGGCCGACGGGAGCAGCATCGGTGCGGGCGTCCCGGCTCCTCCGGGTCCGCCCGGCGCGCCCGGTGCGCCGAAGCCTCCGGGTCCTCCGGGTCCGCCAGGTGCGACGCCGCCTCCGCCGCCGGGTGCGACGCCGCCTCCGGGTGGCGGGGTGCACCAGGCGGAGACGATGTTCGCGGCGCCCGGCCAGGTGGGCCCGCCCGGTCCTCCCGGCATGCCCGGTGCGCCGGGTGTCCCGGGTGCATCGCTGGGCGGGGCCCCGGGTCCCGTACCGCAGCCGCCCGCGCCCGGGCAGCACACCCCGCCGCCCCCGGCGTACGGCTATCCGCAGCAGCCCACCGGTCAGCCGACCGTGGGCCCCGGCTACCAGGCCGTGCTGCGGTTCCGGGCTCCGGACGGCAGTGAGCAGCAGCTGATCCGCCGCTCGGCGCCGGGTACCCCGCACCCCGAGTGGCAGATGCTGCACGAGCTGCGGGCGATGAACGTGCCGCCGCAGCAGGTCATCGAGCTGCACACGGAGCTTGAGTCCTGTGAGCTGCCGGGCGGTTACTGCGCCCGGATGATCCGGGAGACCTGGCCGCAGGTGCGCATCACCAGCGTCGCTCCGTACGGCACCGACCACGCGAGCCGTCAGCAGGGCATGCAGCATCTGCTGACGCACCAGGGCGAGCTGCACCAGGTGGCGGACGGCCCGGCGCGGCCCGCGCCGGTGCGGGCTCCGCTGCCGCAGATGCCGCCCGCGCCCGCGCTGCCGCCGGAGGCGGTGGCAGAGGAGCTGGTGCAGGCGTTCGGGCCGCAGGGCATTCTGCGGTTCGATCAGCGTGCGGTGTCCCGTCAGGGGGTGCCGGAGGTCGTCGCCCGTACGTTGGTGTGGGCGGGTCTGCCCGCCGATTTCGGGCCGTTCTTCTGGGCGCAGCCGGGGCAGCCGGTGGTGCCGACGCTGGGGGAGCTGGCGGCGCAGCGACAGGTTCAGGCCGCGCCGGACGCGGGGTCGTATCTGGTGATGGGCACGGACTTCGGCAAGGCGCTCTGCGTCCAGTACGGGACGGCGAACATCGTGGCCGTTCCGGTGGAGGCCGGGCCCGGCGGTCAGTCGGTGGCGCCGCAGTTCGTGAACACGGGGCTGCCGGAGTTCGTGCGGTCGATGGCGCTGCTGGGCCGGATGTGGCGGCTGCGGTTCGGGCTGAACCCGGAGCAGGCGGGGCGCTGGACGGTCGACTTCCAGGCGCAGCTGGTGGCGCTGGACCCGGCGGCGCTGGCGTCGCCGGAGAACTGGTGGTCGGTGCTGCTGGAGCAGATGTGGGACGGCCTGCTCTGA
- a CDS encoding SMI1/KNR4 family protein: MTTGRLGQQAAPPNAAYAGQVVHFPDPVRASRHPRGVRMDVNGHPVLSPYARAAAEIADPPQGFGIDELRLTDYVSANAAMAASGHDLWDTIPAVATPHGWTWHHVAGGRRMELVPVEVKALLRHHGGLAGTEVDQNRRGTRPLQETRPAHFRLPKGAVAVSEQQIQGVEEDLGYRLPGAYRTFLKAAGGSAPVGAALDAELGLLVDQPFFTVRDEAAVNDLVYVNKCLRDHFTKDFLGVAFVQGGILAVKVRGQDPGSVWFCPYDDARDQDGWSVQERSERLLLPCGADFDAFLQRLAGNPPELETVANLMVDGGFARVVPVEG; the protein is encoded by the coding sequence ATGACGACAGGTCGGCTCGGGCAGCAAGCCGCGCCACCGAACGCGGCCTATGCCGGGCAGGTCGTGCACTTCCCGGACCCGGTCCGGGCGTCCCGCCACCCCAGAGGTGTGCGGATGGACGTGAACGGTCATCCGGTTCTTTCGCCGTATGCGCGTGCCGCCGCGGAGATCGCGGATCCGCCGCAGGGGTTCGGTATCGACGAGCTGCGTCTCACCGACTACGTGTCGGCGAATGCGGCGATGGCGGCGAGTGGTCACGATCTGTGGGACACGATTCCCGCGGTGGCGACCCCGCACGGCTGGACGTGGCACCACGTGGCGGGTGGCCGGCGGATGGAGCTGGTGCCGGTCGAGGTGAAGGCGCTGCTGCGTCATCACGGTGGTCTGGCGGGGACCGAGGTGGACCAGAACCGGCGGGGTACCCGTCCCTTGCAGGAGACGCGTCCGGCGCATTTCCGGCTGCCGAAGGGTGCTGTCGCGGTGAGCGAGCAGCAGATCCAGGGTGTCGAGGAGGATCTCGGCTACCGGCTGCCCGGTGCGTACCGCACGTTCCTGAAGGCTGCTGGTGGTTCGGCCCCGGTGGGTGCGGCGCTGGACGCGGAGCTGGGGCTGCTGGTGGACCAGCCGTTCTTCACGGTGCGTGACGAGGCGGCGGTGAACGATCTGGTGTACGTGAACAAGTGCCTGCGGGACCACTTCACCAAGGACTTCCTGGGTGTCGCTTTCGTGCAGGGCGGGATTCTCGCGGTGAAGGTGCGCGGTCAGGATCCCGGCTCGGTGTGGTTCTGCCCGTACGACGATGCCCGAGACCAGGACGGCTGGAGTGTCCAGGAGCGTTCGGAGCGGTTGTTGCTGCCCTGTGGGGCGGACTTCGACGCCTTCCTTCAGCGGCTCGCGGGTAATCCGCCGGAGCTGGAGACGGTGGCGAACCTGATGGTGGACGGTGGCTTCGCGCGCGTCGTCCCGGTGGAGGGGTGA
- a CDS encoding YwqJ-related putative deaminase has translation MHSAQTVTSGDPRLSWSSTENSTTPRLLHRRDGILPAVAAALSVRGETLTCTAGKGDQPPALHPLVQDFLDTLTTGQRERFTGRCPEAILLSRQLTAAESGRSKRAQRKPLTNGEARRALKHSRLTARRIREDGDPLHGSYAPPCRSCSALLSHFGVRPVDLTTTGAATTAEKG, from the coding sequence ATGCATTCCGCACAAACCGTCACATCAGGGGATCCGCGACTCAGCTGGAGCAGCACCGAGAACAGCACCACACCACGACTGCTCCACCGCCGCGACGGGATCCTCCCCGCCGTGGCCGCCGCCCTCTCCGTACGCGGAGAGACCCTCACCTGCACCGCGGGCAAGGGGGACCAGCCGCCCGCACTGCACCCACTCGTCCAGGACTTCCTCGACACCCTCACCACCGGCCAGCGCGAACGCTTCACCGGCCGCTGCCCCGAAGCCATACTGCTCTCCCGCCAGCTCACCGCCGCCGAGAGCGGACGCTCCAAACGCGCCCAGCGAAAACCCCTGACCAACGGGGAAGCCCGCCGCGCACTCAAACACTCCCGCCTCACCGCCCGCCGCATCCGTGAGGACGGCGACCCCCTCCACGGCAGCTACGCACCACCCTGCCGCTCCTGCTCCGCACTCCTGTCCCACTTCGGCGTACGCCCCGTCGACCTCACCACCACCGGCGCCGCGACCACCGCCGAGAAGGGCTGA
- a CDS encoding SUKH-3 domain-containing protein: MHDQLPHLPQQHNTTRFPVAVDAALREAGWQPGRWDIRQAEEWADALRSHASPAGHRHAVFPAAVEAWAEFGGLHITASAPGRHIAPAAVRVDPLHGLHLARTLGDLGRALETEVAPLGSEGQEQAVLAIDTEGRVYSVDHTGDWFLGTDIDQALATLITGTQPSRLTSSPSPPGA; the protein is encoded by the coding sequence ATGCACGACCAGCTCCCGCACCTTCCGCAGCAGCACAACACCACCCGCTTCCCCGTCGCCGTCGACGCCGCCCTGCGCGAAGCGGGCTGGCAGCCCGGACGCTGGGACATCCGCCAGGCCGAGGAATGGGCCGACGCCCTGCGCTCCCACGCCTCCCCCGCCGGCCACCGGCACGCCGTCTTCCCGGCCGCGGTCGAGGCCTGGGCGGAATTCGGCGGCCTCCACATCACCGCATCCGCACCCGGCCGGCACATCGCACCGGCCGCGGTCCGCGTCGACCCCCTGCACGGCCTCCACCTCGCCCGTACGCTCGGCGACCTCGGCCGCGCCCTGGAAACAGAGGTCGCCCCACTCGGGTCGGAAGGCCAGGAACAGGCGGTCCTGGCCATCGACACGGAAGGCCGGGTCTACAGCGTCGACCACACAGGGGACTGGTTCCTGGGCACGGACATCGATCAGGCGCTCGCCACGCTCATCACGGGCACGCAGCCATCCCGCCTGACGTCCTCCCCCAGCCCGCCCGGCGCCTGA
- a CDS encoding sensor histidine kinase gives MTATGADQEAAGSTTRGYWWWERRRSVALDVGLALVSALECGLEGVEFARSAGLPVPVGVVFGLLSGSVLLVRRRWPIVVVLVSIAMTPAEMGFLMALVGLYTLAASEVPRRITVVLAGMALVGTFIVTYVRLRQTVAEQADFGPGDWYVPLMSVFMAVGLTAPSVLLGLYIGARRRLMESLRERADSLERELSLLADRAEERAEWARTEERTRIAREMHDVVAHRVSLMVVHAAALQAVAPKDPAKAVRNAALVGDMGRQALTELREMLGVLRSGDALTAPAAAGGGVVPLASVGQAVAAAAAEASEDGPRLSELEALVAQSRQAGMVVELSVDGELRPYPPEVEQTAFRVVQEALTNVHKHAAGAKTWVRLAHRESEVAMQVENGPSDAAAADAGLPSGGNGLVGMRERVLGLGGVFVSGPTDAGGFRVSAVLPDGSSA, from the coding sequence ATGACCGCAACGGGGGCAGACCAGGAGGCGGCGGGATCGACCACCCGCGGCTACTGGTGGTGGGAGCGGCGACGCAGTGTCGCCCTGGACGTGGGACTGGCGCTGGTATCGGCGCTGGAGTGTGGCCTGGAGGGGGTGGAGTTCGCCCGGAGTGCCGGTCTGCCGGTGCCGGTGGGTGTGGTGTTCGGGCTGCTGTCGGGTTCGGTGCTGCTGGTCCGGCGGCGGTGGCCGATCGTCGTGGTGCTGGTGTCGATCGCGATGACGCCGGCCGAGATGGGCTTCCTGATGGCTCTGGTCGGCCTGTACACGCTGGCCGCGTCCGAGGTGCCGCGCCGGATCACCGTCGTGCTGGCGGGGATGGCGTTGGTGGGGACGTTCATCGTGACGTACGTGCGGCTGCGGCAGACCGTGGCCGAGCAGGCGGATTTCGGGCCTGGGGACTGGTACGTACCGCTGATGTCCGTCTTCATGGCGGTGGGGCTCACGGCTCCGTCCGTGTTGCTGGGCCTCTACATAGGGGCCCGGCGGCGGTTGATGGAGAGCTTGCGGGAGCGGGCCGATTCGCTGGAGCGGGAGTTGTCGCTGCTCGCGGACCGGGCGGAGGAGCGGGCCGAGTGGGCGCGTACGGAGGAGCGGACGCGGATCGCGCGGGAGATGCATGACGTGGTCGCCCATCGGGTGAGTCTGATGGTGGTGCACGCCGCCGCTCTCCAGGCGGTGGCGCCGAAGGATCCGGCGAAGGCGGTCCGGAATGCGGCGCTGGTCGGGGACATGGGCCGGCAGGCGCTCACGGAGCTGCGGGAGATGCTCGGGGTGCTGCGTTCGGGGGATGCGCTGACCGCGCCTGCCGCTGCGGGCGGGGGTGTGGTGCCGTTGGCTTCGGTGGGGCAGGCGGTGGCCGCGGCTGCCGCCGAGGCGTCGGAGGACGGGCCTCGGCTGAGTGAGCTGGAGGCGCTGGTGGCGCAGTCGCGGCAGGCGGGGATGGTGGTGGAGCTGTCGGTGGACGGTGAGCTGCGGCCGTATCCGCCGGAGGTGGAGCAGACCGCGTTCCGGGTGGTGCAGGAGGCGTTGACGAACGTGCACAAGCATGCGGCGGGCGCGAAGACGTGGGTGCGGCTCGCGCATCGGGAGTCCGAGGTCGCGATGCAGGTGGAGAACGGTCCTTCGGATGCGGCGGCGGCGGATGCGGGGTTGCCGAGCGGGGGGAACGGGCTGGTGGGTATGCGGGAGCGGGTGTTGGGGCTGGGGGGTGTGTTCGTGTCGGGTCCGACGGACGCGGGGGGTTTCCGGGTGTCAGCGGTGCTTCCGGACGGTTCGAGCGCCTGA
- the glmU gene encoding bifunctional UDP-N-acetylglucosamine diphosphorylase/glucosamine-1-phosphate N-acetyltransferase GlmU: MSATSPAAVVVLAAGEGTRMKSKTPKVLHEISGRSLVGHVVAAARELDPQHLVVVVGHASEQVTAHLNAGDAPVRTAFQAEQNGTGHAVRMGLEELGGGVDGTVIVVCGDTPLLSGETLGALAATHAADANAVTVLTAEVPDSTGYGRIVRDPATGAVTEIVEHKDATEAQRAIREINSGVFAFDGRLLGDALGKVRTDNSQGEEYLTDVLSILREAGHRVGASVAGDHREILGINNRLQLAEARRLLNERLLERAMLAGVTVVDPASTLIDATVTYERDAVVHPGTQLLGTTHLAEDSEVGPNSRLKDTAVGAGARVDNSVTDSAEIGPGASVGPYAYLRPGTRLGTKAKAGTYVEMKNATVGEGTKVPHLSYVGDATIGDHTNIGAASVFVNYDGVAKHHTTIGSHCRTGSDNMFVAPVTVGDGVYTAAGSVITKDVPSGSLAVARGQQRNIEGWVARKRPGSAAAQAAQASSSGAEGQS, encoded by the coding sequence GTGAGCGCAACCAGCCCGGCAGCCGTCGTCGTCCTCGCAGCGGGTGAGGGCACCCGCATGAAGTCGAAGACTCCCAAGGTCCTGCACGAGATCTCCGGGCGCTCGCTCGTCGGCCATGTCGTCGCCGCAGCCCGTGAGCTGGACCCGCAGCACCTCGTCGTCGTCGTCGGCCACGCGAGCGAGCAGGTCACCGCACACCTGAACGCCGGTGACGCCCCCGTGCGCACCGCCTTCCAGGCGGAGCAGAACGGGACCGGGCACGCCGTCCGGATGGGGCTCGAAGAGCTCGGCGGGGGTGTCGACGGGACCGTGATCGTCGTCTGCGGCGACACCCCGCTGCTGTCGGGCGAGACGCTCGGCGCGCTCGCCGCCACGCATGCGGCCGACGCCAACGCGGTCACCGTGCTGACCGCCGAGGTCCCGGACTCCACGGGCTACGGGCGCATCGTGCGCGATCCCGCCACCGGTGCGGTGACCGAGATCGTCGAGCACAAGGACGCCACCGAGGCGCAGCGGGCGATCCGGGAGATCAACTCCGGGGTGTTCGCGTTCGACGGGCGGCTGCTCGGGGATGCGCTGGGCAAGGTGCGCACGGACAACAGCCAGGGCGAGGAGTACCTCACCGATGTGCTGTCGATCCTGCGCGAGGCCGGGCATCGGGTCGGGGCGTCGGTGGCGGGTGACCACCGCGAGATCCTCGGGATCAACAACCGGCTTCAGCTGGCCGAGGCGCGTCGGCTGCTGAACGAGCGGCTGCTTGAGCGGGCGATGCTCGCGGGCGTGACGGTTGTGGACCCGGCGTCCACGTTGATCGACGCGACGGTGACGTACGAGCGGGACGCGGTCGTGCATCCGGGGACGCAGCTGCTGGGGACCACTCACCTCGCGGAGGACAGTGAGGTCGGGCCGAACTCGCGGCTCAAGGACACCGCGGTGGGGGCCGGGGCCCGGGTGGACAACTCCGTGACGGACTCGGCGGAGATCGGGCCGGGGGCGTCGGTGGGGCCGTACGCGTATCTGCGGCCGGGGACGCGGCTGGGGACGAAGGCCAAGGCCGGTACGTACGTGGAGATGAAGAACGCGACCGTCGGCGAGGGGACGAAGGTCCCGCACCTGAGTTACGTCGGTGACGCGACGATCGGTGATCACACCAACATCGGTGCGGCGAGCGTCTTCGTGAACTACGACGGGGTCGCCAAGCACCACACGACGATCGGTTCCCACTGCCGTACCGGTTCGGACAATATGTTTGTGGCACCTGTCACGGTCGGGGACGGGGTGTACACGGCCGCCGGGTCGGTCATCACGAAGGATGTGCCGTCCGGTTCGCTGGCGGTGGCGCGGGGCCAGCAGCGGAATATCGAGGGTTGGGTGGCCCGGAAGCGTCCGGGCAGCGCTGCCGCTCAGGCCGCTCAGGCGTCGTCCTCGGGGGCCGAAGGACAAAGCTGA
- a CDS encoding ribose-phosphate diphosphokinase — protein MTGIKTTGEKKLMLFSGRAHPELAEEVAHKLGVGLVPTKAFDFANGEIYVRFQESARGADCFLIQSHTAPINKWIMEQLIMLDALKRASARSITVIVPFYGYARQDKKHKGREPISARLVADLMKTAGADRILTVDLHTDQIQGFFDGPVDHLFALPILADYVGAKVDRTKLTVVSPDAGRVRVADRWCDRLDAPLAIVHKRRDKDVPNQVSVHEVVGNVEGRVCVLVDDMIDTGGTICAAADALFAHGAEDVIVTATHGVLSGPAADRLKNSKVSEFVFTDTLPTPGELELDKITVLSIAPTIARAVREVFEDGSVTSLFEEQG, from the coding sequence GTGACCGGGATCAAGACGACCGGCGAGAAGAAACTGATGCTCTTCTCCGGCCGCGCCCACCCCGAGCTTGCCGAGGAGGTCGCCCATAAGCTGGGAGTCGGTCTCGTGCCGACGAAGGCCTTCGACTTCGCCAACGGTGAGATCTACGTGCGCTTCCAGGAGTCGGCACGTGGCGCGGACTGCTTCCTGATCCAGAGCCACACGGCTCCGATCAACAAGTGGATCATGGAGCAGCTGATCATGCTGGACGCGCTGAAGCGCGCGTCGGCCCGCTCCATCACGGTGATCGTGCCGTTCTACGGGTATGCCCGTCAGGACAAGAAGCACAAGGGCCGTGAGCCGATCTCGGCCCGGCTGGTGGCGGACCTGATGAAGACGGCGGGTGCGGACCGGATTCTCACCGTCGATCTGCACACGGACCAGATCCAGGGCTTCTTCGACGGCCCGGTGGACCACCTGTTCGCGCTGCCGATCCTGGCGGACTACGTGGGCGCGAAGGTCGATCGTACGAAGCTGACGGTCGTGTCACCGGACGCGGGCCGGGTGCGGGTCGCCGACCGCTGGTGCGACCGGCTGGACGCGCCGCTGGCGATCGTGCACAAGCGCCGTGACAAGGACGTGCCGAACCAGGTCTCGGTGCATGAGGTCGTGGGCAACGTCGAGGGCCGGGTGTGTGTGCTGGTCGACGACATGATCGACACGGGTGGCACGATCTGTGCCGCGGCGGACGCGCTGTTCGCGCACGGTGCGGAGGACGTCATCGTGACGGCGACGCACGGTGTGCTGTCGGGTCCGGCGGCTGACCGGTTGAAGAACTCGAAGGTGAGCGAGTTCGTGTTCACGGACACCCTGCCGACGCCGGGTGAGCTGGAGCTCGACAAGATCACGGTGCTGTCGATCGCCCCGACGATCGCGCGCGCGGTGCGTGAGGTGTTCGAGGACGGTTCGGTGACGAGCCTCTTCGAGGAGCAGGGCTGA
- a CDS encoding 50S ribosomal protein L25/general stress protein Ctc, with product MAEIKLATEVRTEFGKGAARRIRRANQVPGVVYGHGAEPVHVTLPGHDLLLALRTANVLIGLEIDGKDALVIPKAVQRHPLKGTIEHVDLLTVKRGEKVNVEIAVHAEGDLAPGANLLEYVLNTLLVEAEATHIPESVTVSVAGLDAGDSILAKDIALPKGSTLAGDEDAVVLQVVAAQAEEPTAEQAAAAEGAEA from the coding sequence ATGGCTGAGATCAAGCTCGCCACTGAGGTCCGTACCGAGTTCGGCAAGGGCGCTGCCCGCCGTATCCGTCGTGCCAACCAGGTTCCCGGTGTTGTCTACGGCCACGGTGCCGAGCCGGTCCACGTCACGCTGCCGGGTCACGACCTGCTGCTCGCGCTGCGTACGGCGAACGTGCTCATCGGTCTGGAGATCGACGGCAAGGACGCGCTGGTCATCCCGAAGGCTGTGCAGCGTCACCCCCTCAAGGGCACCATCGAGCACGTCGACCTGCTGACCGTGAAGCGCGGCGAGAAGGTCAACGTCGAGATCGCGGTGCACGCCGAGGGCGACCTGGCGCCGGGTGCCAACCTGCTTGAGTACGTGCTGAACACGCTGCTCGTCGAGGCCGAGGCCACCCACATCCCCGAGTCCGTGACGGTCTCCGTCGCGGGCCTGGACGCCGGTGACTCGATCCTCGCCAAGGACATCGCGCTGCCGAAGGGTTCCACGCTGGCCGGTGACGAGGACGCCGTCGTGCTCCAGGTCGTCGCCGCGCAGGCCGAGGAGCCGACCGCTGAGCAGGCCGCCGCGGCCGAGGGCGCGGAGGCCTGA
- the pth gene encoding aminoacyl-tRNA hydrolase encodes MSDANDPWLIVGLGNPGPDYAANRHNVGFMVADLLAERIGGKFKRAQKAQAQVVEGRIGPPGPASRRVILVKPMSYMNLSGGPVSALRDFYKVPTDHVVAVHDELDVDFGMLRLKLGGGDNGHNGLKSMTKAMGPDYHRVRFGIGRPPGRMQVADFVLKDFGSVERKELAFLVDRSADAVECLLAEGLERAQSAYNS; translated from the coding sequence ATGTCCGACGCCAACGACCCCTGGCTCATCGTGGGCCTGGGCAATCCGGGTCCCGACTATGCGGCGAACCGGCACAACGTCGGGTTCATGGTCGCCGATCTGCTCGCGGAGCGGATCGGCGGGAAGTTCAAGCGGGCGCAGAAGGCGCAGGCGCAGGTGGTGGAGGGGCGGATCGGTCCGCCGGGGCCGGCGAGCCGTCGGGTGATTCTGGTGAAGCCGATGTCGTACATGAATCTGTCGGGTGGGCCGGTTTCGGCGTTGCGGGATTTCTACAAGGTGCCGACGGATCATGTGGTGGCGGTCCATGACGAGCTGGATGTCGATTTCGGGATGCTGCGGCTGAAGCTGGGTGGCGGTGACAACGGGCACAACGGGCTGAAGTCGATGACGAAGGCGATGGGGCCGGATTATCACCGGGTGCGGTTCGGGATCGGGCGGCCGCCGGGGCGGATGCAGGTGGCGGATTTCGTGCTGAAGGATTTTGGTTCGGTGGAGCGCAAGGAGTTGGCGTTTCTGGTGGACCGGTCGGCGGATGCGGTGGAGTGTCTGTTGGCGGAGGGGCTGGAGCGGGCGCAGAGCGCGTACAACTCCTGA